DNA sequence from the Phyllopteryx taeniolatus isolate TA_2022b chromosome 14, UOR_Ptae_1.2, whole genome shotgun sequence genome:
TCCGGTCCTCCGTCCAGTTTGCGCTTCGCGCTCGAAGTGTCTCGTTTTGCGTGTGCGCGCCCCAATGACGTCATTGGCGGCGTTCACGGTCGCGTCCCTTGTTCTATTTGCTGGTGCTGGCTCCTCACGGCGAACCTGTTGACGTGCACCGGGATGGGCACCACGATCTTGGGGTTCCTGACGGGCTCCCCCGAGCGGTTGCTGACGTTGCCGGCCTTGATGCGTTTCCACTTGGCGCGGCGGTTCTGGAACCAGATCTTCACCTGGACCTCGCTCAGCTTGAGCGCGTGCGCGATCTGCGAGCGCTCGGTGAGCGACAGGTACTTTTTGCAGTGGAACTCCTTCTCCAGTTCCAGCAGCTGCTCGCTGGTGAAGGCGGTTCGTCTCCGGCGGCTCTTGGCGGCCGAGGCGGCGCCGGGCGGCGGCGCGTCGTGCGGGGCCGCCGCGCCGAGCTGCAGCTCGGCCTTCTGCGGGCGCGGCCCGCACGCGTTGCCGTCCGAGAAGCTCTCGTTGTCGCTGTCCGCCGAGCTGTCGTCGCGGTCGCTGCACGCGGCCTCGGCACACTTCGGGTCCGCTTTCTCGTCGTCCGAACTGTACAGTTTGGTCTCGCCTAGaataataatacacacaaaaaacaaaacgttaCGAGTGGCAACGTTGCGGAGAACATTTTCTATTGGAACCGGAAAATATAAACGCAAATCCAAAAGTTGCCTACTTATGACAACGCATTGAATGTACGACTACaacttttgagacttttttttgggtttcttttttcttttttgtctttttctaaaGGTAATTAACAACGTGCACTTTAACACTTTGACGCACGTGCATCTTTTGAATCACTTTGAAATCATCAAGCATTTGCATGCGAGTTGAATTTGGAATGTCCAAATTGCACAGTCGCGAAAATGCGAGATTTGCGATTTTCCT
Encoded proteins:
- the gbx1 gene encoding homeobox protein GBX-1; translated protein: MQRPGGQGAAFSIDSLIGSPQPRPGHLLYTGYPMFMPYRPLVIPQALSHSPLSSGIPPLAPLASFAGRLTNTFCASLGQGVPSMVALTTAVPDFSDPPDTFYPPQELPGARRRQSPPRSDDLRSRDKRADLLNFSETFQAISGETKLYSSDDEKADPKCAEAACSDRDDSSADSDNESFSDGNACGPRPQKAELQLGAAAPHDAPPPGAASAAKSRRRRTAFTSEQLLELEKEFHCKKYLSLTERSQIAHALKLSEVQVKIWFQNRRAKWKRIKAGNVSNRSGEPVRNPKIVVPIPVHVNRFAVRSQHQQIEQGTRP